From a region of the Halomonas sp. HL-93 genome:
- a CDS encoding CopD family protein: MPWLKLLHIAALVIWCGSLLYLPALLSQALQLPKGSGFAKGTPPMPRFFYNSIATPAALVAIASGTLLFLVNGLLGGWLVLKLGSVVAMVAAHGCFGWLILRLERGHYRWVKPANWSALCVALAGILSVLAFVLAKPMDWS, translated from the coding sequence ATGCCCTGGCTTAAACTGCTTCATATTGCCGCGCTAGTGATTTGGTGCGGCTCGCTGCTTTATCTACCTGCCTTGCTTAGTCAAGCCCTGCAGCTACCCAAGGGCTCGGGGTTTGCTAAGGGCACGCCGCCTATGCCCCGATTCTTTTATAACTCGATTGCGACCCCGGCCGCGCTAGTGGCTATCGCCTCTGGAACGCTATTATTTCTGGTTAACGGTTTACTGGGGGGATGGTTAGTCTTAAAACTGGGCTCGGTGGTGGCCATGGTCGCCGCCCACGGCTGTTTTGGCTGGTTAATACTGCGTCTTGAAAGGGGGCATTATCGCTGGGTAAAGCCCGCCAACTGGTCCGCGCTGTGCGTGGCATTGGCGGGTATTCTAAGCGTGCTAGCATTTGTGTTAGCCAAACCGATGGATTGGAGCTAA
- the ctaD gene encoding cytochrome c oxidase subunit I has product MTPINRDVTPPGDVPEDPQGLHNDLHEIWGNPRGLKALTIVNHTTLGLRFMVTGMVFFLMGGMLAMLVRAQLALPGQGFMTPDIYNQVTTMHGTVMMFLFAIPVLEGLAIYMIPKMIGARDLVCPRLTSLGYWCYLFGGIIVTFSLVLEMAPDSGWFMYTPLSSSEYSPGLGSDFWLLGITFVEISALSAGVELVVSILRTRTQGMALHKMPLFAWYILAMALMIVVGFPPLILGSILLELERAVGMPFFDVAGGGDPILWQHLFWLFGHPEVYIIFLPAAGIVSTLIPVFAGRPIVGYGWVVFAILVTGFISFGLWVHHMFTVGIPQLAQAFFSAASMLVAVPTAIQVFVWLATLWLGKPKMKLPMLWIVGFLVIFVCGGLTGVMLALVPFNWQVHDTHFVVAHMHYVLVGGMFFPLIAGLYYWLPLFSGRMPSEALGKWGFWLTFIGFNTTFLIMHWTGLKGMPRRVYAYDTGMGWDVFNLISSMGGFILSVGIAMVLLDIALHFRFGKPAKHNPWNADTLEWANTMPPSAYNFVSLPNVDTRHPLWDDPDLPRTMMEGKHGLAVASHGRREMWGSDPLTGKVRETVHLPGNSWWPLFAAMALAVVCLSLLTKFYPLAGFAVVVAGVFLLRWSWENGAHPKAAPDAKVNRGDPPLHSRTMDGPGLWAMSVTLLANGSFFLAYLFGWFYLWTVSPEWRMPESSPLSLVWLIVAGLALTVGAGLLEKHVRGLRQQRDVGLAVGMYCISALGALQVTLTLWVLLAADLAVTETTHDAVVMVGLVYVLLHGGLGAVLTLLQGLRVGYGYVGAHVPFEPMVVAQWWRYNVVTFWVIVGALAVLPRVIGG; this is encoded by the coding sequence ATGACGCCTATCAACCGAGACGTTACTCCGCCAGGGGATGTACCTGAAGACCCGCAGGGCTTGCACAATGATTTACATGAAATATGGGGCAATCCGCGTGGTTTGAAAGCGCTGACTATCGTGAACCACACCACCCTCGGCCTGAGGTTTATGGTTACCGGAATGGTGTTCTTTTTGATGGGCGGCATGCTGGCCATGCTGGTGCGTGCCCAGTTGGCACTGCCTGGCCAGGGCTTCATGACACCGGATATTTATAACCAAGTGACCACCATGCATGGCACGGTGATGATGTTCCTGTTTGCTATCCCGGTACTTGAAGGGTTAGCGATTTATATGATCCCTAAGATGATCGGTGCACGTGACCTGGTTTGTCCAAGGCTAACCTCACTCGGCTACTGGTGCTATTTGTTTGGCGGCATCATTGTAACGTTTAGTTTGGTGCTGGAAATGGCGCCTGATAGCGGCTGGTTTATGTATACGCCACTGAGTAGCAGTGAGTATTCACCTGGTTTGGGCTCAGATTTCTGGCTGTTAGGCATCACTTTTGTAGAAATCTCGGCGCTTTCTGCGGGGGTCGAGCTTGTGGTTTCGATTCTACGCACGCGGACCCAAGGAATGGCGTTGCATAAAATGCCGCTATTTGCGTGGTACATCCTCGCCATGGCGCTGATGATTGTCGTCGGTTTTCCACCCTTGATCCTTGGCAGTATTCTTTTAGAGCTTGAGCGTGCGGTAGGCATGCCGTTTTTCGATGTCGCCGGGGGTGGTGACCCGATTCTTTGGCAGCACCTTTTTTGGCTATTTGGTCACCCTGAGGTTTACATTATTTTCTTACCGGCGGCGGGTATTGTCTCTACGCTGATTCCGGTCTTTGCCGGTCGTCCTATTGTCGGCTACGGCTGGGTGGTCTTTGCCATTCTCGTCACCGGCTTTATTAGTTTTGGGCTGTGGGTTCACCACATGTTCACGGTGGGCATCCCTCAGTTGGCTCAAGCGTTCTTTTCTGCAGCCAGTATGTTGGTCGCAGTACCCACAGCGATTCAGGTGTTTGTGTGGTTGGCTACGCTGTGGCTGGGTAAGCCCAAAATGAAACTGCCGATGCTTTGGATTGTAGGGTTCCTGGTGATTTTTGTATGCGGTGGTTTAACCGGGGTGATGCTGGCGCTAGTACCGTTTAACTGGCAGGTACACGATACCCACTTTGTGGTGGCGCACATGCACTATGTTCTGGTCGGGGGGATGTTCTTTCCGCTGATTGCTGGTCTGTACTACTGGCTACCCCTGTTTTCTGGTCGCATGCCGTCTGAAGCACTCGGCAAATGGGGATTTTGGCTCACTTTTATCGGTTTTAATACCACCTTTTTGATTATGCACTGGACCGGCCTAAAGGGCATGCCGCGCCGGGTTTATGCTTATGATACGGGTATGGGTTGGGATGTTTTCAATCTTATATCGTCAATGGGTGGCTTCATTTTGTCTGTCGGTATTGCCATGGTGCTGTTGGATATTGCGCTGCACTTCCGTTTTGGCAAACCTGCAAAACATAACCCATGGAATGCCGATACCTTGGAGTGGGCCAATACTATGCCGCCGAGCGCCTATAACTTTGTCAGCCTGCCCAACGTCGATACGCGCCATCCGCTATGGGATGATCCTGATTTGCCACGCACTATGATGGAGGGTAAGCATGGGTTGGCAGTGGCTAGCCATGGCCGGCGCGAAATGTGGGGTAGCGACCCTCTGACGGGTAAGGTGCGAGAAACCGTCCACCTGCCAGGTAATTCTTGGTGGCCCTTATTCGCTGCGATGGCGCTGGCCGTGGTGTGTTTAAGCTTGCTGACAAAGTTCTATCCATTGGCGGGTTTCGCGGTGGTGGTGGCCGGGGTATTTCTGCTGCGTTGGTCGTGGGAGAACGGGGCGCACCCTAAAGCGGCGCCAGATGCGAAGGTTAACCGTGGTGACCCACCGCTACATTCGCGCACCATGGACGGCCCAGGGCTGTGGGCCATGTCGGTGACGTTGCTCGCTAATGGCTCGTTCTTCCTTGCCTATCTATTTGGCTGGTTTTACCTGTGGACGGTATCACCTGAATGGCGAATGCCTGAGTCATCGCCGCTCTCATTGGTGTGGTTAATCGTTGCCGGATTGGCGCTGACTGTTGGTGCTGGGTTACTGGAAAAGCATGTACGTGGTTTACGTCAGCAGCGCGATGTAGGGCTGGCAGTCGGTATGTATTGCATTAGCGCCCTGGGAGCTTTGCAGGTAACGCTCACGCTATGGGTACTGCTAGCGGCAGATCTCGCGGTTACTGAGACCACCCACGATGCGGTGGTAATGGTGGGGCTGGTTTATGTGTTGCTGCACGGTGGCTTGGGTGCCGTTCTTACGCTGCTTCAGGGGTTACGTGTGGGGTATGGTTATGTAGGGGCTCATGTTCCTTTCGAGCCTATGGTGGTCGCGCAGTGGTGGCGTTATAACGTGGTGACCTTCTGGGTCATCGTGGGCGCGCTTGCCGTGTTGCCACGTGTGATAGGGGGCTAA
- a CDS encoding DUF2797 domain-containing protein, with product MLRVTDALAQGCLRKMAVAPGSSQARPVSYQLRAGEYHIDLNERIGSPLVLRWSGAIACTHCGRATKKSFAQGYCYPCFKRLAQCDTCIVKPETCHYFQGTCREPEWAQQHCFQPHIVYLANSSGLKVGITRKTQMPTRWLDQGAIQALPILEVDTRQQAGFVEMLFKDHVGDRTNWRAMLKGDVVELDLKAERDRLMAATASGLGQLKSEHGADAIRELDAQHYAFQYPVATFPSKIVSHNFDKQPEVSGLLQGIKGQYLMLDTGVINLRKFTGYEVQVI from the coding sequence ATGCTTCGCGTGACTGATGCGCTAGCACAGGGTTGCCTACGCAAAATGGCGGTAGCACCTGGCTCATCACAGGCTCGGCCTGTCAGCTACCAGCTGCGTGCGGGCGAATATCACATTGATCTGAATGAGCGGATTGGGTCACCGCTAGTGCTGCGCTGGAGTGGCGCTATTGCCTGCACCCATTGCGGTCGGGCGACCAAAAAGAGCTTTGCCCAAGGTTATTGTTACCCCTGTTTTAAGCGACTGGCCCAGTGTGATACCTGCATCGTCAAACCTGAGACTTGCCATTACTTTCAGGGCACCTGCCGTGAACCCGAGTGGGCCCAGCAGCATTGCTTTCAACCGCATATCGTTTACTTGGCTAACTCGTCGGGTTTGAAAGTGGGCATTACGCGTAAAACACAGATGCCAACGCGATGGCTGGACCAGGGCGCTATACAGGCATTGCCAATTCTGGAAGTCGATACTCGCCAGCAGGCAGGCTTTGTCGAGATGCTTTTCAAGGACCACGTAGGCGACCGGACCAACTGGCGGGCCATGCTCAAAGGCGACGTGGTGGAACTTGATCTAAAAGCCGAACGTGATCGTCTCATGGCCGCAACGGCCAGTGGCCTTGGGCAACTGAAAAGCGAGCACGGAGCCGATGCCATTCGCGAGTTGGACGCGCAGCATTATGCATTCCAATATCCGGTCGCGACCTTTCCCAGCAAAATCGTCTCACATAATTTTGATAAGCAGCCCGAGGTAAGCGGCTTACTACAGGGCATCAAAGGCCAGTATTTAATGTTGGATACCGGGGTGATTAATCTGCGTAAATTTACGGGGTATGAAGTACAAGTAATTTAA
- a CDS encoding rhomboid family intramembrane serine protease — MHPVMRLPPNADTQALRKALWRYRIGHRITAEDNAQVLWVADPGQREALLALVARWQQGEPLELAEQASTERSPALLSILKRLPVTVAMVAVSLVVFALIGIFGDLFIVALTIVPIGIANGELAYGSLSDTLSSFQIWRLLSPAFLHFGWMHLIFNLMWVWYFGRQVEALQGGRTLLLLLVVAGVLANLAQYATGTVLFGGMSGVVYALLGHVWLMSRRVPRSGFFVPQMLVVFMLGWMVFTMTDMAGLVGFGNVANEAHLGGLIVGLLTGWYYSARRLRS; from the coding sequence ATGCACCCAGTGATGCGTTTACCCCCCAACGCGGATACTCAGGCATTACGCAAAGCGCTTTGGCGTTATCGCATTGGGCACCGCATAACCGCTGAAGACAATGCCCAGGTGCTTTGGGTCGCCGATCCAGGTCAACGTGAAGCGCTGCTTGCGCTGGTTGCCCGTTGGCAGCAGGGCGAACCTCTTGAGTTAGCTGAGCAGGCTTCAACGGAACGTTCCCCCGCGCTGCTATCAATCCTCAAGCGTCTACCGGTCACCGTGGCCATGGTGGCGGTGAGTTTGGTCGTCTTTGCGCTGATAGGGATTTTTGGTGACCTGTTTATCGTGGCCCTTACCATCGTGCCGATTGGTATTGCCAACGGTGAGCTAGCTTACGGTTCGCTCTCGGATACACTCTCTAGCTTCCAGATATGGCGCCTGCTTTCGCCAGCATTTCTGCATTTTGGCTGGATGCATCTGATCTTCAACCTGATGTGGGTATGGTATTTCGGCCGTCAGGTCGAAGCCTTGCAAGGTGGACGTACGCTGCTCTTGCTGTTGGTAGTGGCGGGCGTGTTGGCGAATCTGGCCCAATACGCTACAGGCACGGTACTGTTTGGCGGTATGTCGGGGGTGGTTTATGCCTTGCTGGGGCACGTTTGGCTAATGTCGCGCCGGGTGCCGCGAAGCGGTTTTTTTGTCCCGCAAATGCTGGTTGTGTTCATGCTGGGCTGGATGGTGTTTACCATGACCGATATGGCTGGTTTGGTAGGCTTTGGCAACGTTGCCAACGAGGCACATCTTGGCGGATTGATCGTCGGTCTGCTAACGGGCTGGTATTATAGCGCGCGGCGTTTACGGTCTTAA
- a CDS encoding carboxylate/amino acid/amine transporter, which produces MAYLVGVTVLWAFSFSLIGVYLAGQVDSYFAVLLRVGLAALVFLPFLRPRLLKGKQRLALMALGAIQLGIMYTFFYQSFLLLSVPEVLLFTIFTPIYIALLDDLMFGRFTPIYLLSAILAVIGAAVIRYDGVDGGFWMGFLVVQGANLCFAIGQVGYRRLAADLPADLPWHNVFGWFFIGAMVIALPAFLLFGDGAALPTTGVQWGVLAWLGLVASGVGYFAWNQGATRVDAGSLAVMNNALIPAGLAVNLLIWNREADMSRLLLGAGILAASLWLNHWWRQRQRVHPA; this is translated from the coding sequence ATGGCGTATCTCGTCGGTGTCACCGTACTGTGGGCGTTTTCTTTTTCACTGATAGGCGTTTACTTGGCGGGGCAGGTCGACAGCTATTTTGCAGTACTACTCCGGGTAGGGCTTGCCGCCTTGGTTTTTTTACCGTTCTTACGGCCGCGTCTTTTGAAGGGTAAGCAACGTTTGGCGCTTATGGCGTTGGGCGCCATTCAGCTGGGCATTATGTACACGTTCTTTTATCAGTCGTTCCTATTGTTGTCGGTGCCTGAAGTTCTGCTGTTTACCATTTTTACGCCTATCTATATCGCACTGCTTGACGACCTGATGTTTGGTCGTTTCACGCCGATCTATCTGTTAAGCGCTATCCTGGCGGTGATTGGCGCCGCGGTTATTCGCTACGACGGGGTTGATGGTGGTTTTTGGATGGGGTTTTTGGTCGTTCAAGGAGCTAATCTGTGCTTTGCTATTGGCCAGGTTGGTTACCGGCGCCTGGCCGCTGACTTACCCGCCGATTTACCCTGGCATAATGTGTTTGGCTGGTTTTTTATCGGTGCCATGGTGATTGCGCTGCCGGCCTTTTTACTGTTTGGCGATGGCGCTGCTTTACCCACCACTGGCGTACAGTGGGGTGTATTGGCCTGGCTAGGCCTGGTGGCGTCAGGCGTGGGTTACTTTGCCTGGAATCAAGGGGCCACCCGGGTGGACGCGGGTAGCTTGGCGGTTATGAATAACGCGTTGATTCCCGCAGGGCTAGCCGTCAATCTATTGATCTGGAACCGCGAGGCTGATATGTCTCGGTTACTACTCGGGGCGGGTATTTTGGCCGCTTCTTTATGGCTGAATCATTGGTGGCGGCAACGCCAGCGGGTGCACCCTGCCTAA
- the coxB gene encoding cytochrome c oxidase subunit II — MGMLLVGCAGDNSILDPAGQAARDVALVWWVMLGFGTAVLITVTSFWLYAFKRKETIRTPAQERRIARCWIIGGGIILPVASITALLTFGVPTGQRMLTLPLSDPPEVIEVMGHQWWWEVRYPGAEGGEVVTSNQLIMPAGEPVDFHVTGADVIHAFWVPRLGGKIDMIPGRVNKIRLEADEPAVFGAQCAELCGVGHAHMHLHVEAVEREEYEAWLAARQTDELASLAANGQSHESAREAFTTHCASCHRVAGLSNAGEGPDLSDLGSRTNLGAGVMPMEEGAVAHWLQHHQRLKPGNKMPPQDDIETDTLENLGDWLETLTP, encoded by the coding sequence ATGGGGATGCTGTTGGTCGGTTGCGCTGGCGATAACTCTATTCTAGACCCTGCAGGCCAGGCAGCGCGAGATGTGGCGCTGGTCTGGTGGGTGATGCTGGGTTTTGGCACCGCTGTATTGATCACGGTCACCAGCTTTTGGCTTTATGCTTTCAAGCGCAAAGAGACAATACGCACGCCTGCTCAGGAGCGCCGTATAGCGCGATGCTGGATCATCGGCGGCGGGATTATACTTCCGGTAGCCAGTATTACCGCGCTGTTAACCTTTGGGGTCCCAACTGGGCAGCGAATGTTAACGCTGCCATTGAGCGATCCACCGGAAGTGATTGAGGTGATGGGTCATCAATGGTGGTGGGAGGTGCGCTACCCCGGGGCGGAAGGAGGCGAGGTGGTGACCTCTAACCAACTGATCATGCCAGCGGGTGAGCCAGTTGATTTTCACGTCACCGGTGCCGATGTGATCCACGCCTTCTGGGTGCCACGGCTGGGCGGCAAAATCGATATGATCCCTGGGCGCGTTAATAAAATCCGCTTGGAAGCAGATGAACCAGCGGTATTTGGTGCTCAGTGCGCCGAGCTTTGTGGCGTAGGCCACGCCCACATGCATCTTCATGTAGAAGCCGTTGAACGCGAAGAATACGAAGCGTGGTTGGCGGCTCGTCAAACGGATGAATTGGCATCGTTAGCGGCAAATGGCCAATCGCATGAATCTGCCAGGGAGGCCTTTACGACCCATTGCGCCAGTTGCCACCGGGTGGCGGGGCTCTCAAACGCTGGAGAAGGGCCTGATCTTTCTGACCTGGGCAGTCGAACTAACTTGGGGGCTGGCGTTATGCCCATGGAAGAAGGCGCGGTGGCCCACTGGCTACAGCATCATCAACGCCTAAAGCCGGGCAACAAAATGCCACCTCAGGATGATATTGAAACGGACACCTTGGAAAACCTGGGTGATTGGCTGGAGACGCTAACCCCATGA
- a CDS encoding DUF2231 domain-containing protein, whose product MAKTRQRSITSRAAIAGHPLHPVMIHFPVAALLGLVASDIGFLLSGDPFWLRASLWLAGVGAFGGWIASTAGIIDLVTVPRIRRLITGWSHAIVAVVMLSLASLNWLLRFNDLNAVWPWGLAISLITAGLIAVAGLLGGQLVYEHAVGVDVED is encoded by the coding sequence ATGGCAAAAACTCGCCAACGCTCGATCACTAGCCGCGCGGCTATCGCCGGGCACCCACTGCATCCCGTGATGATTCATTTTCCCGTTGCAGCATTGTTGGGTCTGGTCGCCAGCGATATTGGCTTTTTGCTGAGCGGCGATCCCTTTTGGTTGCGCGCCAGTTTGTGGCTGGCGGGCGTGGGCGCTTTTGGTGGCTGGATAGCCAGTACGGCAGGTATTATTGACTTGGTCACCGTGCCGCGTATTCGCCGCCTGATTACCGGCTGGAGCCATGCCATTGTAGCGGTAGTAATGCTTTCGCTGGCGTCGCTGAACTGGCTGTTGCGCTTTAACGACCTCAACGCGGTTTGGCCGTGGGGGCTGGCCATATCGCTGATCACCGCTGGTTTGATCGCCGTGGCGGGTCTTCTGGGTGGGCAACTGGTGTATGAACACGCGGTGGGGGTCGACGTTGAGGATTAG
- a CDS encoding YqaE/Pmp3 family membrane protein: MDAREYLNRKGVPLDRDADRPNTLEEKAWERARGAGQKRPKSGTPHDWEEWERYHDDLAHDADTLAQKIDKDAHRKATANDQVKAETVPSGDNSVEFFTPENTGGNEPSIQPPPAKALPGSVKAAYFALAVLLPPLAVALTEGGGRRVSIATLLTLCVWVPGVVYALAWLRREI; encoded by the coding sequence ATGGACGCACGTGAATATTTGAACCGCAAAGGCGTACCGTTAGATCGAGATGCCGACCGTCCCAACACGCTGGAAGAAAAAGCCTGGGAGCGCGCGCGCGGGGCTGGGCAAAAACGGCCTAAGTCGGGTACGCCCCATGACTGGGAAGAATGGGAGCGCTATCACGATGATTTGGCACACGATGCTGATACCTTGGCGCAAAAAATCGACAAGGACGCCCATCGCAAAGCGACAGCGAACGATCAGGTCAAAGCAGAAACAGTGCCGTCTGGCGATAACAGCGTTGAATTTTTTACCCCTGAAAACACCGGTGGCAACGAACCCAGCATTCAGCCTCCCCCGGCCAAGGCGCTGCCTGGATCGGTTAAAGCCGCTTATTTTGCGCTGGCCGTGCTATTACCACCGTTAGCAGTGGCCTTGACGGAAGGGGGAGGGCGGCGCGTGTCCATCGCAACGTTACTGACACTGTGTGTATGGGTGCCGGGGGTTGTGTACGCGCTGGCCTGGTTGCGTCGAGAGATTTAA
- a CDS encoding metallophosphoesterase translates to MVNQIAAKPGFEGYDLIGDVHGCGATLAALLEKLGYRQRSGVYRHPRRRVIFLGDLIDRGPRIRLAVTIARRMVEAGEAQIVMGNHEYNALAYTHPAPPGSHKRWLREHTPRHNRIIQDTLAQYRDHTNEWEDTLAWFKTIPLFIEQDGMRVVHACWDNALIANFKRDHPDGCLDDAFLVASTDPSTQAFRILDRLTRGSHLPLPDNIAIHSGDGFTRRSFRTHFWAASPQCWGDVAFQPDNLPGDLEQRPLSQEERSTLSYYGPDEPPLFIGHYWCEGIPALPTANIACLDYSAVKYGRLVAYRWQGEEKLNADHFVWIQVDREEQSVLNTVVDDDD, encoded by the coding sequence ATGGTCAACCAAATCGCCGCCAAGCCGGGGTTTGAAGGCTATGATCTGATTGGGGATGTGCATGGCTGCGGGGCAACGCTTGCGGCGCTGCTCGAAAAGCTTGGTTATCGCCAACGCAGCGGAGTATATCGCCACCCGCGTCGGCGGGTTATCTTCTTAGGGGACCTCATTGATCGTGGACCGCGTATCCGGTTAGCCGTGACTATCGCTCGACGTATGGTCGAGGCGGGCGAAGCCCAGATCGTCATGGGCAATCATGAATACAATGCGCTGGCGTATACCCACCCCGCGCCTCCAGGTAGCCATAAACGCTGGCTACGCGAGCATACGCCGCGCCACAACCGCATTATTCAAGACACGCTGGCGCAGTACCGCGACCACACCAACGAATGGGAAGATACGCTTGCGTGGTTCAAAACGATCCCGCTGTTCATTGAGCAGGATGGCATGCGGGTGGTGCACGCCTGCTGGGACAACGCATTGATCGCCAACTTTAAACGGGATCACCCGGACGGCTGCCTGGATGATGCCTTTCTTGTGGCATCTACCGATCCTTCGACCCAGGCGTTTCGCATTTTGGATCGCTTGACGCGGGGCAGCCATCTTCCGCTGCCAGACAACATCGCGATTCACTCGGGAGACGGATTTACGCGGCGTAGCTTCCGCACGCATTTTTGGGCGGCGTCGCCACAATGCTGGGGGGATGTCGCTTTCCAGCCCGATAACTTACCCGGTGATTTAGAGCAGCGACCGCTGAGTCAAGAAGAGCGCAGCACGCTGAGTTATTACGGCCCAGACGAGCCGCCATTATTCATTGGACACTATTGGTGTGAGGGCATCCCCGCGCTTCCTACTGCGAATATTGCCTGTTTAGATTACAGCGCCGTGAAGTATGGCCGATTGGTTGCCTATCGCTGGCAAGGCGAAGAAAAGTTAAATGCCGATCATTTCGTTTGGATTCAAGTGGATAGAGAAGAACAGAGCGTTTTAAATACGGTAGTGGATGACGATGATTAA
- a CDS encoding NAD(+) kinase, whose translation MPSNIPKESGRPFNTIGLIGRLGSDKVIDSLQRLVNYLVEHRYRVLVEDRTATVIPHHGQPEASRRALGEMCDLVIVVGGDGSLLGAARTLCHSGTLILGVNRGRLGFLTDISPAELETRVGEVLAGEFELEERFLLDMALYRNGVMVGSGEALNEVVVHPGKAVRMIEFELFIDGQFVYSQRSDGLIIATPTGSTAYALSGGGPIMHPKLDVVTLVPMFPHTLSSRPIVIDAASEIRLHIGETNQSYPHVSCDGQTRSVAKPDDVVVITRKPERVQLVHPIGHNFYEVLRSKLGWSNRLGD comes from the coding sequence GTGCCATCGAATATACCAAAGGAGTCGGGTCGGCCATTTAATACCATCGGGTTAATTGGCCGACTGGGCAGCGATAAAGTCATCGACTCGCTGCAGCGCTTAGTCAATTACCTGGTTGAGCATCGCTACCGCGTACTGGTCGAGGATCGTACAGCAACGGTGATCCCGCACCATGGTCAGCCCGAGGCCAGTCGCCGTGCTCTGGGTGAGATGTGTGACCTGGTGATTGTGGTCGGCGGCGATGGCAGTCTGCTGGGCGCGGCCCGGACGCTTTGCCATAGCGGTACGCTGATTTTAGGCGTCAATCGAGGGCGGCTGGGCTTTTTAACTGACATCTCACCGGCCGAACTGGAAACCCGCGTTGGTGAAGTGCTGGCCGGTGAGTTCGAGTTGGAAGAGCGGTTCCTGCTAGACATGGCGCTTTACCGCAATGGCGTGATGGTGGGCTCTGGCGAGGCGCTCAATGAAGTTGTTGTTCACCCTGGCAAAGCGGTGCGTATGATTGAATTTGAGCTGTTCATCGACGGACAGTTCGTCTACAGCCAGCGTAGTGATGGTTTGATTATTGCTACCCCCACGGGCTCGACGGCCTACGCGTTATCCGGCGGCGGGCCAATCATGCATCCCAAGCTGGATGTGGTTACCTTGGTGCCGATGTTTCCCCACACCCTCTCAAGCCGGCCCATCGTGATTGATGCGGCTAGCGAAATTCGCCTGCACATCGGCGAGACCAATCAATCTTATCCTCATGTAAGCTGCGATGGGCAAACGCGGTCGGTCGCCAAGCCAGATGACGTAGTGGTGATTACCCGGAAGCCAGAACGAGTTCAGTTGGTGCATCCCATTGGGCACAATTTTTATGAGGTGCTGCGCAGTAAGCTTGGCTGGAGCAATCGGTTGGGAGACTGA
- a CDS encoding YeaC family protein — protein MSDMTFDKMINQMTPAIYQSLKQAVELRKWPDGRYLTAEQTELCLEAVMRFEVENNVPEANRVGYLEQRTCGAGATGQGVSPEMAGLAKDASRD, from the coding sequence ATGAGTGATATGACCTTCGACAAAATGATCAACCAGATGACCCCGGCCATTTACCAGAGCCTTAAACAAGCGGTGGAGTTGCGCAAGTGGCCAGATGGCCGCTACCTCACTGCCGAGCAAACCGAGCTGTGTTTGGAAGCCGTGATGCGCTTTGAGGTGGAGAACAACGTGCCCGAAGCCAACCGTGTCGGTTACCTGGAACAGCGCACCTGCGGCGCAGGCGCCACGGGGCAGGGTGTCTCGCCAGAGATGGCAGGCCTTGCCAAGGATGCTTCGCGTGACTGA